In Polynucleobacter sp. TUM22923, one genomic interval encodes:
- the rbfA gene encoding 30S ribosome-binding factor RbfA, with the protein MHKTSPHRNQRLADQIQRDLAELIPRELRSPSLGLITIQSIELTPDLAHAKVFFTVLGAEPAVALKALQDKAGYLHSLLFKRLHIHTVPTLHFHFDSSIEHGIEMSRLIDEAVDSDRKDESAPQ; encoded by the coding sequence ATGCATAAAACTAGTCCACATCGTAACCAGCGTCTCGCCGATCAAATTCAGCGAGACCTGGCCGAGCTTATTCCTCGTGAATTGCGTAGCCCAAGCTTGGGTTTAATTACCATCCAAAGTATTGAACTCACGCCAGATTTAGCGCATGCAAAAGTATTTTTTACGGTATTAGGTGCCGAGCCAGCGGTTGCCTTGAAGGCGCTGCAAGATAAGGCGGGTTACTTGCACTCCTTATTATTTAAGCGTCTGCACATTCATACGGTTCCCACTTTACATTTTCACTTTGACAGTTCAATTGAGCATGGTATTGAAATGTCTCGCTTAATTGATGAGGCTGTGGATAGTGACCGCAAAGACGAGAGCGCACCACAGTGA